Genomic segment of Arachis stenosperma cultivar V10309 chromosome 4, arast.V10309.gnm1.PFL2, whole genome shotgun sequence:
attatttatatattattagcaAATGGAATGTGTAATTTGGTGATACTAAGTCCTTGTATAAAAAAAACTTGGGTTTGAATCTCCTCTCCTTCTTTAGCTATGCAATTTTTACTACTTGTTGCGAATAAGGTTGCCAACACACTCAGATATATTATTAGACAGGGTTGGATATTTATTAGTGTGAATAATCATCCaactctaaaaataataaatatgttaagAATATAACTATTTGCGTGTCTTCTtctatatattaatttaaacattaaaaaaatagtatcaTGACATTGtatcaaataaaagaaaaagtaataatgacactatatttttgggttttttgtCGCTAATAAAACTTATATAATAAACTTATTTCAAGTCATGAAATTATTTACTATTcccaaaatttaaattattagataaaagTATACGAATAAAAATGtcgaaattatttatttaaaaagcttaaattattagataatttaataagCTGGTCATTCCAAATTTCCAAATccttttcttcattttgcacaTCATCCCTTAAAACATTCCCTATAATTCTTCCGAACCAAAAAACTAATAACATCCACCAAGTCCCTTTATCATCAATAATCACTACAAGAAATAAGGGGTTTAGCCACGAAAAAAATTGTGGCTAAACTCTAAGATAATCGTAGCAACCATACATTGGCCACGAAAAAATATTTGTGACTAATCAGGTGGTTGTATTTTCAATTTGCCATGATTATAGCATTATTAGCCATAGTTTTAAACATCGTGGAGACCTTCAAAGAGTCATAATTTATATATCATTGTCCACGCATAATACAGTGGCTAAATAAGAATAATCAAATCTTGCTAATTTTTGCAGGTCGAATTTTTCAGCCATATTTTTTTTGGCTAACGTTAGGTTATTTAATCACACTATTTTTGTGGCTAACTCACTCTGTTTTTCACATATAATCCGTAACTAATTTGTGCTAATTTACTctaattgaataattttattaaattaaaattatatttatatatattacattaataacaaaaaataaaactttttaaatatataatatctaacattttttcataaaaaaatactaataagaattcagtataataataataataataataataataataataataataataataataataataataataataatacaagtctaaacttatatataataagaaataaaaaaattaacataaataaaataaattctaatcccttctacaataaatatatttaaaatttcaacTATTACTTATTAAATATACCAATTAAATGTCTGGCATATCACTGGATAAACTAGGCACTTTATCACTGTATTTTGATAACAAAAATCTGTACAGAGCTGCCATATCCATAGCTTTTTCTCTAAAGTTTCAACCAGCTTCTCTAAATTTATCACATTTTCAGTACCAAAGACCTTTCCAATTTACAGCGTTGCTCCACGGGCCATTACACCAATTTGCATCATTATCTCGACTTTGTCCATGCCCATCAAGTTTCATAAAgtcttttttatcctttttcAAATGTCAAACTTAAATTGTCGTCCTTTTGTCAGTTGTGATTTTTTCCGTAGAAGTGTTTACAACTgaatacaaaattaaataaaagaaataaactaaatattagaactcaaaaaatcacgtaaaaaaattgaaatttcatATACCTTCGACATTCACAACTAAAGAGTCATTATAATATTTTCTGGTAGGTACAGTTGGTTGAGACTTATTTCGTCCAAACCTTCTGCAAATTCTTCATTGTTGTTGATATTCTGTGTTATTGTTGATATTCTGTGTTATTGTTGAATTATTACGTTTTTGCTTCCCTATAAAATCAACAAATATCAAagaaaaaattagtattttgaATTTGGAGGATACCCTATCATATGATAGGATTTATATAGTGTGGTTGAAGAAAGTGCTTTCAGGTGCTGCTGAAAAGTAAGAGTTAAAAGACAACGTGAATGATGGGGAAGTTATATTAAAATTTGTCCGTGATTACTTTAACTTTCCGTCAAAAGCTATCTCAGAAGTTAAGCgcacattaaaatttaaaatcttaaaaattcaGCTTGGCCATTGTTTTTTAGATCATCTTTTaactttctttaattttaagaatatttcTTTCTATCCTACTGTTTATTATCTACTAAATAtactttaaataattttatttttaatacaatagttatttatttattttttaatggtcaaatatgattaaaattttaaattcaaatttaaattttgagtctgtaatatttttatctttaatttttattataataacaataaataaccaaaaaaaCTACTTTATAAATATATGACCCTCGTAATTTCTCATTTCATGCAGTTGATAGTTGATGATTCAAACAATACACTATCATTTAATTATTTACCTATTATACGAAACAATATAATAAGAGTTATACGTTAAGTAagttttgtaaatatttttacctgaaaaatttaatgtttaataaattttaattactaaattagttactaaaattttattacattAGACAAATTATTATcacataaaattattataaaaaaatttacaaattaatttctttgttaCTTAATAgaattacaaacttttatatAAGTGActcataaattaattaatattaattttttataactaaaaataattgtaaaataattaattaatgaaatataccaattaaataatagtataaataaaaaatttaattcataattttataaaataatttttaaaaagataattatgcATATAATAAGAGTACAGTACTCACAAAAACATATAATAAGTACTAAACCATGTAAataaagattaattttttttaacttactctatttttttaaattaaaaaaataataaattaatttatttttaataaaaactgaaaattttttatacttaCAAATTATTGAACTTTTTATTATCtattcaaattatattattttagctaaataaattttatctttataattaACTCAAATAGTAGAATATTATcgttacttttaaaattttttattttatctaaattcattttttatatttttagatttaatttcataaatatgTGTTAATGttagaatatttaaaaaaataattcaatatattaataaatttatttaaaaaattaatttatttaagatAAGATAGCTATGACACGTTTATGTAAACCGGAAATATaactacaaaaaatattgttcGTGGCAAAATGTTAAATTTTAGCCAGTGTGATAatgttttataataaataaaagatacgttaatttatttttatcacaaTTTAGTGTTCATAGTTAAAATTTAGTGGCTAAACCCCATTTTTATGGGAGTAAATGTGTCAAAATATATATAGCCTATGGATATTCGTTCTCCGTGACAACAACGGCTTTgtgtttttcatttttcattttttttttccttcttgtcTACTAGGTTTAAAGTTGTGAACGTTCTAGTACCCTTATTGTTGGAAATAATATGTGAGATCTTGTTTTAAATCTTATCACTATCATTTTTTCTAAGGTTGATCAGAAAAAAATGTGTAAAGTTGAGTATGCGCGTTATGTGGCTAGTATTATGTCTGCTTTAGCCTTTATGGGAATGAAGCCTTACCCCACTTACTCAGATACCACTACCTACCTGCCTTTGCCCTttatctttctttctctctatcCACCAAACTATccgaataaaatatattttctttttaatttgtaaaagaTTTGAGTCATACTACAACAAATCCGATACATAGCGACAAAAATTTTGCGGCGATTCATCcaatagtttaaaaaaattattgctACAGATTTAGCAGCgctttattttaaaatttgtcgGAAATTTTTGTAGTGTTCgttataataattttagtattGATTTTGTTTAATAAATTTATCTAACATAAGTTGGAGTAGTCTAAAAAGAGaggattaattaaaaaaaaaacaaaaatatccagTCAAAcctaaatttttaatatgaaattaaattatgttttataataaaaatatataatagtttctAACACTAGGTTAACGCTTCAACTGTATATTTCAGGAAGCAACATCCTATGATATATATGTGTTACATCATATGATTGTATATGTTGAGTTATTTATTTCAATATAGCTATAATCCGAAATAATGGTTTTGAACCTTTGTTCAAAGTTCAAACATATAGCATGACTGATACAAACATACAAATTATTCGCATGAATGCACATTAATAATTAATACATACGCAATATATAATAAGGGTGGTAACATAAACTCTATTTGTGAGTATCCAACTCAACTCAATTTTGTAGGGTAGGGTTGTCAATTCAATCCATAATAAGTAGAATATAGTGTAGGTAGAATTTTTGTGCGATCGGATAAGGTGCGGGTTGAGACTCAATTCTACCCTACAAATCTGCaccctatatatatattttaagtaGATGTTGAATTAAAAACTTCTCACTAAATACAAAAAATCTATAGTCATTAAGAGAAgatcattaattgataatttaatacgtttttttatataaaaatcagttctattttaaattatcatcaagttatataataataatgcatTTTTTTAATAACCTACGAGTTAAAAAcgaataaaattagaattaaaatattttcaaattcacaTATAAAATTAGGATTTAATCCAAATTCTATCTTACCTTATCCATTGTCATTCCTAATATATCATGGCGATAATTCTTATAAATGTGATAATAAATGTAAAATTAGCCACCCCCAACAAATACATAGTAATCAACATAATTAACGGATGTAGAGGAATAAATAAGGATCGAAAATGGGTGgtggttgatgatgatgaggacaaaaagaaaagagattTTGTGGGGAGTGGGCGTGCTttgatgattgattgattgCATATTGGACAACATGTGTGTGTTAGCCGCAAAGGCTCAACTTGCATTGCATGGCATCATATCTCTATTTAGTTTTGTATGCGCATGCATTTGCATGTGAGTGTGTCATAGACAacattattactattattattattcatctCCTTTCTCCTTTTCTCATCCTACAAAGtacaaaatatagaaaatttatagtttatgtaaaattaaaaaaataaattaaagagaaaatttaagagaccaataataatataagccaatttcttttattttttatttaaaattcaaaaaattaagaGTACATTTATTATCTGAATTttatgaagaaaaaaataaaaacaggaggttaaaatagaaaatagtattttattttttttattgtttttattttttctttcacaaAATTCAGAAAGCAGAAAATACtagaaataaaaacaaaaaatataaatataaatcaaatacaCCCTAAAGTAGTGGAATTTTTTTTGTAACGAAtctaattttttaactaattgaCTAGAGTTGACTTCATTTTTAATTGATTCTCTAACAAAACCGTAAACTACATTATAAAACATAAAATCGTAACAATGGtctgatatatttttttttaaattaataggTTTGttcagtcacaaaaaaaaataggtttgttcaaaattataatattaaaaaattttaaaatttaaatcaaaataattttacttattatttctaataataataattttatttggcCCTCGCATGCCATCACTGTCCCTTCATGTGCCTCTATTCTCACTTTCACATCTCTTAATTATACGGACTAAGCTAGTCAACATCCACCCAATTGATTCCAAAAACCCTTTTCCAttaactttatctttttttttcttcctctctttcgtAACATTACAAGATATTTTCAACGCTACAAACACTatcatataatatttataataaaaaaaatgactaATTTAGTTCGATTCAAAAGAAGTTTCATGAGATAAATACAAATCTTTGAAGGAGTATTTTTAGTCATTAGTACTTAAATTCAAGACCTCTAATTAAAGAGTGAAAATAGTCTGAATCAATTTTGTGTTAGTAGATTCtgtctttcctttattttgtttttggtgaAAGACTGAAAGTAGATTCTCTACTTTTAGATGTTGGAAATCCTTGATGGGCCACTGTTTTCCTAGACCGGTCCCAGTATGTCGTTTGGTTCTTTCTTGGGCCTATAccctttcttttattttagttttgtttaGGTCAAGATTTCTTTTATCTATTTTTGTCCAAAATTTAGTTTGAAGGAAGTTTtagtttaaactttaaaattagAGAATATTTTTAACTTATCAAATACTTGGAACTCTTAGACCAAGTTTACataaataacttaattaaattttttttgaaaaaaaattaaaaataatttataaataaattattttgtatttttaattttaaaaatatttattttaaaaaagagtaataaaaaaatttttattataagagaagttatttttttaatttttttataaataattcaataaatttttaaaaagttacaatttaattttaaaaattgtactaaaatttaatactataactttttataaattaaaaataaaaaataaaaaattatttatagacCTATTCAAACTGATCCTTAATATTAGATGTGTGAGTACGTCGTATGGGTGAATATAGTAATATTATAATACTTAGAGTTGTAAATGGTACAATCCACTCtctaacttaaaaaaaaatgtcaaaTGCTTAGAAAAATCATTCCAAGTGATATACTAAATAGTAAATTCTACATGAATTAAAAACTTAATTGAACCGAAGTTAAGCATAAGGCCGAAAAAGAGTCAACCCCTTGGTCTATACCAGCAAGCAGAGTAGGCAatccaaataataataataataataataataataataataataataataataatgttatatttatataaaattaattactaaatcaGCTATTTACAtagaatatatgttaaaatatgaattacatattgaaaatgagtaaactaacaTATCTATTTtataagtttaattttgatgcactgacATGTGCAATCACATTTGTTCTTTTAGATGACTATTTACGCCGTCAATTTGAAATATAGTTATTTTTGCTGATGTTTCATTACGTAATTGAATGTATGTGTAAAACCAGTGACGatccaaaaaattttagaagtaggggcaaaataatataataaaatacataaaaaatatatattaatattaatatatttatatatttaaattttggagTATATTagctaatcaaatttttaataaataaatataattaatacatTTAAAAGTATAGtaatttaatttaagaaaaattttcattttaatatttCGGTAATATTGCATGAAAAGcatttattattaatacttGCGCTTAGTCAAGCATCTAATATCCgtcaaattatatttatattgattattttttatatgatataaaaaaaattataactcaATAACTAAAAAATCTATAAGAAATATAATTCGAAtgaactaatttaaaattttaactattttttattttgatgtctaaattttttctaaaatgatgtgagaaagacaaaaaaattgtgaaaaaaataaattttaaattaaacaattacaattatctttatatgtagatatagagaaaataatatttttttctattaaataaatatcaaataattttttgatatttaattgcaaaattgacattttataatattataataatttttttaacaaaaacaatattatatgtatgtataaacaaaattaaattaaacaaaacaataaaaagtaaataaatgatacatattataaaaaaagtatTAAACACTAATAATctcatttatatttaaaaaattaaacttaactttaggtaattaaataattagattattattagttattattaatatttgttttgaatttatataatacaataatttttattattgtattaatatctaataatataaatattttttacatatactttttttttaaagtgtAGGGACAAATAAATTATGATAATGGGACAATTCTCTACACATATATATacttactattaattttttgaaagtTTAATGGGAAAATTGCCCCCACACTATTACATATAAATCCGTCCctgtgtaaaattattttattcgaatagtgcatcaaaattaaattctgtattttatataaaaatacataataacaatggaaaagTATAGAGTACCAACATATTATCTGCCAGCTTATTgtcaacaataattaattattatattttaaacatatatataaagagacatATCCAGAAAATACACTTCTATTAAACACAGCcataaaaaaagacatttttattaaacacatctataaataagagttggcagaagttgACAGAAATGCTGTTGGTAACTTAGCGGGATTGATAACTaatttagtgactaattttatgTATACATGTAACATTTTTTATAATCATAATTAAGAACGATACAAATGTGTATGTATAAATAATGCTTCATCACAATAATTCATCAAAATTTCCATTAGAAAGGAAACTCAGGGTTGAAAATCACAAATGTTCTCCAActtgacaaatcaaaatatattatttacagaaaaatgaaaaaaaaaatggtatAAGTACAATTCTATTCCAACTTCAGGAGTCCTATATATGCAATCTTGATCttcatatttctaaattttaacAATTTTGGTATAAAAGTAACAAAAAATTCCTTGGCTTAAGGTAAGGGAGTTTTCCCCTCTCTCAAGCAATCCAAATATGAGGAACTCAAACAATAAGACCAAATTCAAATCACTTAGTTTTATAATGTTAGCATCCACAAAAATCAATGAGATGGTGGAATAAAACTAAATGCTTCCTTAGTTTGAGCACTATGAACTATGAAATTCATGTTGCAGCAGGTGAGAGCTTGACAGGTTTGTTTCGAACATTTTCGCCTACCGGAAAAGGGATCTGTGTTGTTAACAAAGTTAGTACAAAACATGTAGCTTGCTTtgcaagaaaagaagagaagtgCATAGTTTAATGCATATAAGAGGAAACTCTGTACCTGGTCGCCGGCATTAGGACCATCAGTGTTGAAGAGGATCGGCCGGCAGCGCTTGTCCTCGTTCATCAAGCTTGAATTCTGGAAGTGAGCTATGAGTGCTGCTTTTCCTTGTATGCGAGCATATGCTAGTGTTGCCACTTTCTCACTGTTGAATTTCTCCCATTTCTTTCCATTGAACTCCTAAACAGAATTGCATCATACTAAGATTTTTAGTCTATAGTTCTTAGAGTTGGAATTGATATATATTGTAAATCAGATAGTATCACTTTCTAGTTCATTTGGCTAACCTGATAAAATGGTATGATCAAGCTTGGATTAGTCATGTTGATGAATGCATATCCCATATTACATTTATTCTGCAATTAAGACAAAAAGGAATACCAAAATAAACATTATTATTAATCCTTTTTCATTTTGGAAAagttagatgaaaaagaagggacAAATATCTTTAAGTAAATGGTACTTGCTTTGAAATCAATTGGTAGATAAACAAAATCATAAGCTCCTTTATGGCACTCATCAATTGCAGCTAATAGCATCTTTGAAGTATACCTGCAAGTTAACAAATATGTAATTGGTGAGAAGGAAATGATCATATgcagataaaaaaataaaaggctGCATAAAACACATTCTATGAAATATATGAGTACACTTACTTGTTGGGAATGTTCTTTATCATAAGTGTTGTCCTGTTATCTTCGCCATTTTTAATGCGTTCGATGTCAAGTTCATACTGTTTAGTGTCTACCGGAGTTGATCTGCCTTGTCTCCGGCTTCTAGCGCGATCTTTATAAGTACCAAAAGAATTGATCATAGGAATCATGTTATGTCTTCCATGAAACATCATTTCCCTATGGTTATGGAATGGAAATCCAACATCCATAGGAAGGACTTGAAGGTCAACATAGTTTCCCCCAAGGCTTGGAAACATATTTTGTGGATAGAAGTCCAAACAATGTGTTTCCCCTGCATAGGGATGTTGTCTATCCCAAATGTTATAGTTGGCTGCCGGAGCAGATCGCGCAAGGTGGTTATTCATGGACACAACATTGCTGATCATATGTGGTGGTGACCTATGAACACCATGAAATCTTGGTAAGGTAGGAGCTGCACAAACTCCATCAAAATATGAGGGTGATGAATTTGGCCATGTCATTCCAACATGCTGATAAGAGTTGCTCCATTTGTATCGATGGCGAGGAAGAGAAAGGCCTCCATCAGCAGTAGAGGATTCAAAAACTGAGAAAAAAAGGGTGAGTTTAAGTTTAAGTTTAATCAATGGATTGAGAATCTTAGTTAAGTTACTGGACTTAATACTCATTTGCACATTTTGACTTACCACAATCATTCAATTCCATGGGGTATGCATTATAGTTTGCTTGACAGAACTTCCTGCTATTGCTGTCTAGCCTTTCCTGCTTTTCAATATTGATGTTCGTCGCGAACTCGGATGGATTACAAAGGACACCATTTGGAACACTTGAAGAGACCCTATGAAGCAAAGAAGTTTTCAAGTAAGGAGCATGCATAGTTAGCTGAAATCGGCTACATGATTCAAATCACTGCTATTGTTTCTTATTATAGAAAACAGTTGAATTGAGAATAGTACCTTTTAGAGTATCCTATTAGGCTTGGCTCAACCTTTAGCATCTTCCTAGCAGTATCATTTCTGTTTAAAGCTTCAAGTGCTGCCGTTGCAGCTCTcacatcataaaattcaatcaaCTTGTGATGTGGATTCTGAGGTGTTTCAAAAATCTGCAGTTCACAAAGGTTACACAAAATTAACAATAGTTTATCTTGATCAATATTTTTGCAACTAGTAAACTGGTAACCAAACTCACCTCTTTGATTTCTCCAAAAGGGCGAAACATCAGGCGAAGTTCATTATTTGTAATGGATAAATCATATAGAGAGACAGAAAGAGTGCCCTGATTAAtttctttcatggaaggatcatcCTGATAAAATTTCCACAAGCAAGGAATCACTAAGAGAGTATATGAAAATACTGCATTTTTTCTATGAGATACATGATTATATTTTAACAGCTATATTGAATTTCAGTGTCTAACCTTTGGAATAAGATATTGAATGTTGAATGTCCTGAAGCCGAAAAATCCATTCCGGTGAGCCTGCATTGCATTCTGGGCAGCTCTGATATCATAATATGATGCTAACACAAATCCACATTGCTTGCAGGCATTGTAAACTCTCTGAATACCTCCAAATTGCTTCACAAAATGAAAATCAGTTATCATTACCTTTATATGTTCAATAAATAATGACTGCATGAACTATAAAAGTCAAAGAAAACAAGAACACAAACCTCAAATAGAGCTTTCAATTCAGAATCTCCAACATCACTAGCAACATTTTTCACCAACAATGTTCTAGAAGGGTGTTCTCTTGCAACTGAGGTGTTATAAAGCTCGAGTTTCGCTTTACAAGCTTCATCATGGAATTCAGAATTCTTTTGTCCAGAAGATGAACTATCATCATGTCCCAAATCCATTCCTCCAACACTAGCAAAAAGATCTTGTTCATCTGATTCATCACCGGAACTATCTTTAACAAAGATTTCATGATCACCAGTCAGTCCAGCTAGCAAATCGTCGTCATCGATAGGGAGAAGATTCCCAATAGTTTGAGCCTCAAGTTCCTCAAGAGAATCATAAACCATCTCTTCCTCACATTGAGGTGCAATATTATCAACTGAATGTCCATATAGAACACTATTTGCAGATAGTTTCACTGCACCAATAGGAGTTATAATAAGCCACATCATATTTGCTACTTCTTCTACTCCAAAATATCTGTTACTTTCAAAATTTGGCATGTTAAACAACTCAATGTATCAAATCTCCAAAGTCAATGACTCATTTATAATTGAATTTGGTACAATAAAACTGATTCACTAATCAAGTAAATGAGAATTTACATTTGCTGTTAAACAACTCTGACAGAGAACTAGAGAAGAGGTTGCTTTCATGCTGAGTGGAAATTAcatcaattttattcttttctgaaaaaatttgaaacatTATGTGCACTCAAGTTAGCCCTTGCTCCTTTATCAAAATCTATGATTACAGAGAATCAAATAGATTAGTAACACTAACCATAGCAATTAGATAGCTTATCTGATTTCCAGAACTCATCTTGCTTCTGTCAAGAACAAAAGATGGTAGGTTAAATTTCTATAATTTTGCAGAACCTCTCACAATATAGCACCATGTTCAAAGCGTATATATACATAATCACATACCATAGTGGAAGGAGAAACATCTTCAAAGGAAAACAATGATGAAGAAAAATTTCTGGAGTTCATTGTTTCAGAAGGCATGTTGAATAATCCAAGTAATGTGTAGATATAGACCAAGAAAATCTAGTAATAATAGCTCTTTATATCTGTTAAgcatagagaaaaaaaaaaataaggcAAGTTAATCATCCAAATATTTTTTGCCTACTCGGCAAGAAAACTGCGTGTAAAAACTTCTAGAATCTAGATAGCTTCCGAATTCAAATTATGGATTTGGAATTAAATTATCACTGATACATggataatttaaattaattaaatccATTGAATATAAGATATACTACTATAAATTCATTGAATCAAATGCATTGAAAAAAATGCACTTGGAAATTCACACGTTTACACATTATTgtattaaattgaaaaaaaaaatctaccaATATTTTGCAAGATCATCAAGAGGATAACAAACAGCTTAAAAATTACTCCTTTTCTTCCACCgtttcaaaacaaaaaaataaataaaataaaaaattaaaaagtaatgTATCTAGACGACCCATATTGAAAAATATATTCTTTTGTCCAAGTAATTAACAATTATTTTAACATGGAAGTGGTATTAACTTGAACACTTTGAAAACAAAGCCAAACCTTCAGAAGTCCAAATTCCCAAAACCctatatttgaattttgaagaatGAATTGCAATACCGTGTACCAAAAAGCACTTACCTTTATTTATGGGAAAAAGGGAATGAATTGTTTTGTAAATCACAACAAAGAAATGGAAGCTAAGGAATCCGTTTAAATACATGCAAGCAataagaggaggaagaagaagaagtgagaGAAAGGAAAACGAATAAATTACGGCATAAGGCAAGGTGGGAATTTggataagagaaaaaaaaaaaaaagaaaggtaACGTTTTGAAGGGATGTATGTGTGGCGTGCAAGATTTTCAATCCAAAACTTGTTCTAAGGAAACCCTTTTTATGtgtttaatttctttcttttttgtttaaattCCCTGCATTGCACGTTAACACAAAACAACAACACccttcttcatcttcatcacTCTTTCTTGTTCTGAGCTACCCCATTAACTGAAAATGTGTTTTTTGAGCTTCGGTGATGTTGCCGGAACGGTCAAACTTCCGGTGAGGTAGGAAGTTATCTGGGACAGATTAAAAATccgttttttattttgttcggTTTTGTTGGTTTAACGACTTCATGATCAGGTGTCGgagatgttttttttttttaaattattttttaatgtttcaGTTGGAAGGAGGAGAAGATAGTTGAGCTTCTCAGCTTCGTTTGACTTGTCCCAGATTTGCATGAATCATGATTGTGTCATTAA
This window contains:
- the LOC130976575 gene encoding protein MEI2-like 4 isoform X2, with translation MPSETMNSRNFSSSLFSFEDVSPSTMKQDEFWKSDKLSNCYVKLSANSVLYGHSVDNIAPQCEEEMVYDSLEELEAQTIGNLLPIDDDDLLAGLTGDHEIFVKDSSGDESDEQDLFASVGGMDLGHDDSSSSGQKNSEFHDEACKAKLELYNTSVAREHPSRTLLVKNVASDVGDSELKALFEQFGGIQRVYNACKQCGFVLASYYDIRAAQNAMQAHRNGFFGFRTFNIQYLIPKDDPSMKEINQGTLSVSLYDLSITNNELRLMFRPFGEIKEIFETPQNPHHKLIEFYDVRAATAALEALNRNDTARKMLKVEPSLIGYSKRVSSSVPNGVLCNPSEFATNINIEKQERLDSNSRKFCQANYNAYPMELNDCVFESSTADGGLSLPRHRYKWSNSYQHVGMTWPNSSPSYFDGVCAAPTLPRFHGVHRSPPHMISNVVSMNNHLARSAPAANYNIWDRQHPYAGETHCLDFYPQNMFPSLGGNYVDLQVLPMDVGFPFHNHREMMFHGRHNMIPMINSFGTYKDRARSRRQGRSTPVDTKQYELDIERIKNGEDNRTTLMIKNIPNKYTSKMLLAAIDECHKGAYDFVYLPIDFKNKCNMGYAFINMTNPSLIIPFYQEFNGKKWEKFNSEKVATLAYARIQGKAALIAHFQNSSLMNEDKRCRPILFNTDGPNAGDQIPFPVGENVRNKPVKLSPAAT
- the LOC130976575 gene encoding protein MEI2-like 4 isoform X1; translated protein: MPSETMNSRNFSSSLFSFEDVSPSTMKQDEFWKSDKLSNCYEKNKIDVISTQHESNLFSSSLSELFNSKLKLSANSVLYGHSVDNIAPQCEEEMVYDSLEELEAQTIGNLLPIDDDDLLAGLTGDHEIFVKDSSGDESDEQDLFASVGGMDLGHDDSSSSGQKNSEFHDEACKAKLELYNTSVAREHPSRTLLVKNVASDVGDSELKALFEQFGGIQRVYNACKQCGFVLASYYDIRAAQNAMQAHRNGFFGFRTFNIQYLIPKDDPSMKEINQGTLSVSLYDLSITNNELRLMFRPFGEIKEIFETPQNPHHKLIEFYDVRAATAALEALNRNDTARKMLKVEPSLIGYSKRVSSSVPNGVLCNPSEFATNINIEKQERLDSNSRKFCQANYNAYPMELNDCVFESSTADGGLSLPRHRYKWSNSYQHVGMTWPNSSPSYFDGVCAAPTLPRFHGVHRSPPHMISNVVSMNNHLARSAPAANYNIWDRQHPYAGETHCLDFYPQNMFPSLGGNYVDLQVLPMDVGFPFHNHREMMFHGRHNMIPMINSFGTYKDRARSRRQGRSTPVDTKQYELDIERIKNGEDNRTTLMIKNIPNKYTSKMLLAAIDECHKGAYDFVYLPIDFKNKCNMGYAFINMTNPSLIIPFYQEFNGKKWEKFNSEKVATLAYARIQGKAALIAHFQNSSLMNEDKRCRPILFNTDGPNAGDQIPFPVGENVRNKPVKLSPAAT